TTAACAACATTGTCTTTTTTAAGCATTATTTTTGGTCCGTTTATTGGAAAGAAAAAGAAAATTATAGATCCAAAATTGTACTCTGAGCTAGAAAAAGAAGAGTTTGAAGTACAGTGGATTGAAGATGACGACACGGGCAAAACAGAACCTGTTTTTATTGATGATAAAGGTAAGTCCTGGAGTTTATTGCTGCCTGATGGTGATATGAGCGATTGGTCAAAAGAAGGTATTGTTTATGTCTCAGGTGAAGATGTTCTTGCTAAACCATGGGGATCAAGCGCGGTAAGAAAAGATTTATCGCTGGGTGCTTCATATGAGTACCAATTGAGAGCTTTAAAAATGGCTGGACAAGATGCGTTTATTGTTCTTTTTCCAGTGGGAGAGCACCAATTGTCATGGGTTATTGGTGGTTGGCATAATAGTAAAACTGAAGTGGCGGGATATCCAATTACCAGTAACACCTTTGCTGTTGAAAAAGATCGTTGGTATTATATTGAAATACAATGTTTAGAAGATGTCGTGGTTGGTATTATCAATGGTGAAGAAAATTGGCGTTTAAGAAAAGAAGATATTAAAAAATCTTCCCCTAGTGTTGGGTTTCAAAAAGGTTTAGGTTTGGCAGTTTGGGGGGGCTTGTGTCGATTCTCCGAGATTCGTTTTAGAGAGGGTGAAAAAAATAAGGACAGGACCCATGGCTAAAAGGTTTCTATATTTAATACTCGTATTAATTTATCTTCAGTCATGCGAGGAGATATACAAAGAAGAAGAGTTTAATGTCATTGTACCAGTTATGGTTCAGCAACAAAAACAAGATCAAACTGAGTTAGTGAATGAGGAAGAGCAAACTCAACAAGAACAAGAAAATGATAACAACCTTAAAGAGGTTGATGTTCCTCCAGGAGAAACAACGCTTGAGCCAACTGTTGGAACACCAAGTGTAAGCGAAGATACAATGAATACTGTGATTCCTACAGAAACACAAAATAATGATCAGCAACCTGCTCAACAAAAAAATAAAAATGAATTATCTTCTGAATTTACTCAAAAAGAGGTAAAAACAGAAAATGGCCAAGAAGTAGATAAAAAAGCCATAACAAACAGTCCAACGCCCAATCCAAATTCCATTAAAAAGAAATCAACTGATAAAAATCTTGATCCAAGAGAAATAGCACGCAGAAAATGGTTAGATTTAAAAAACTTTGCATCTAGGCGTGGCTTCTCACAAGAAGATGTTAATAATTTAATTCCAGAAAGTTTGAGTATTGAAAATTACATCAAGTTTGGCGACATTGAGAAAACCAATGAAAAGTTAATTGTAATAGAAGAAAAATTGAAAGAAGCAAGAGTTTCTCGAGGCTATGTGAAGCAGAAATATAAAAAAATATTACAAAAAGTAGCTAACAGTCAATTAACCATTGATGAAAAAAACGACTTTAACATTCGTTTGAAACAAGTAGAAAAATCCATAGCTGAAAACGGCTTTAACAGCGCTAATCGTGAGCTTAATGAATTAGAGGTTGACTTGGGGCAAGTTCAAACCTTGGACCAAGTTTTTGAAAATTAAGTAAGTCAATTAGCACTTAATTTTTATCGACAAAGTTATTTATTTTAACATAAAGTTGTAACCGATGACGATAGCATATTATCCAATAGGACAGCCTGGAAAAGCTTGGGGTGATGTTGAGAAAAAACAGTGGTTTGAACTGCAATCAATCAAACGATCTTACCATGAAGATGTTGTTATTCCTCTTCAGAGCATCGCAAAAGATGGCCTTACTTTACAGGAGTTTGGTTGTTTAGAGTATGGTTTTAATCAATACTCGCAATTTCTTTTGAAAAACAAGAAATTGGCAAAGGATAAGCCGCATGTTTTAATCACAGGGGGTGTTCATGGTTATGAAACAAGTGGTGTGCATGGAGTTATTCGTTTTATACAAGACTATATTCACCAGTATTTAGACCAATATAATTTTTTAATATTTCCCTGCATCAGCCCATGGAGTTATGAAACGATTAATCGTTGGAATCCAGAGGCAATAGATCCTAACCGCTCATTTTATGAAGAAAGTCCTGCTCAAGAGTGTCGTTCTGTTATGCAAGTTGTGAAAGAGTATGGTCAAAATATTCTAGTACATTTTGATTTACATGAAACCACAGATACCGATGCAACCGAGTTTACACCAGCTTTGGCGGCAAGAGA
This window of the Oligoflexia bacterium genome carries:
- a CDS encoding M14 family zinc carboxypeptidase, whose product is MTIAYYPIGQPGKAWGDVEKKQWFELQSIKRSYHEDVVIPLQSIAKDGLTLQEFGCLEYGFNQYSQFLLKNKKLAKDKPHVLITGGVHGYETSGVHGVIRFIQDYIHQYLDQYNFLIFPCISPWSYETINRWNPEAIDPNRSFYEESPAQECRSVMQVVKEYGQNILVHFDLHETTDTDATEFTPALAARDGKIIQRDIVPDGFYLVADRENYCPKFHKAIIDQVRTVTHIAKADQQGNILDVEVDQEGVIQYEARKLHLCSAMSQPQYSTTTEVYPDSPKVNAENCILAQVMAIIGGLEYLLKL